In the genome of Augochlora pura isolate Apur16 chromosome 8, APUR_v2.2.1, whole genome shotgun sequence, one region contains:
- the LOC144474091 gene encoding uncharacterized protein LOC144474091 has product MADLNKELNEYLLSNKNEKQYKITVPSVTLPKPNIGKWFGRSGDDEVEEAGWIQGAQKECCPTMSRMQRLFAFVVCFGMGVLCFCLSALYVPVLLLKARKFALLYTLGSLFFLSSFCFLLGPVNYLKSLFTAERRCFTICFLATLIGTLYFALHLQSTPLTVLCAVLQTIAMLSFLVSHIPGGTKGLMFFSRMFKSSVNSSLPV; this is encoded by the exons ATGGCCGATCTTAACAAAGAGCTGAACGAATATCTTCtgagcaataaaaatgaaaaacaatataaaattacggTGCCGTCGGTGACGTTACCGAAGCCGAACATTGGAAAATGGTTCGGAAGAAGCGGCGACGATGAAGTAGAAGAAGCAGGGTGGATACAGGGCGCACAGAAAGAATGTTGCCCTACTATG TCGCGGATGCAGAGGTTGTTCGCGTTTGTCGTGTGCTTTGGTATGGGTGTACTTTGTTTCTGCCTGTCTGCTCTCTATGTTCCAGTTTTATTACTTAAAGCGAGGAAATTCGCACTCCTGTATACGTTGGGAAGTTTATTCTTCCTCTCGAG tttctgCTTCCTCCTGGGCCCTGtaaattacttgaaatcaTTATTCACCGCTGAGAGGAGGTGTTTCACAATATGTTTCTTGGCCACTCTGATCGGAACTCTGTATTTTGCTCTGCATTTACAGTCTACACCGTTGACGGTGCTCTGCGCCGTTCTGCAAACAATAGCTATGTTGTCGTTCCTAGTGAGTCACATACCCGGAGGTACTAAAGGTCTAATGTTTTTTTCAAGGATGTTCAAGTCTTCTGTGAATTCTTCTTTACCTGTATGA
- the LOC144474090 gene encoding uncharacterized protein LOC144474090, which yields MSTPVLTKQQQRHSLSAKKTPAKGLRNVLAQPQDSFWPIVRDSKKCSHLENLLNKTMPAIKRQCPVIPWSKLKEMSKEERRKVKKEALLKQEHVPDAEIIDSVILGLNAITRAMEKDIISCILMDANIDPQLLVKHIVIMAQNKKIPMLLLPNFKNSISNAIGFSSAACALKDIVAKSPQHHFHPLYTEICDVFSNIPVPKHSLELFKNIEEISDEIVDEEMTNSESESIDNVSDSIETKISTNVYKYRTSNTERVFIPPNAITSSTEEKAETNEFISLDDYGTDEFDANIKNNTRYVHIRKNKYKGNKNANANKNAANVTYLPLKVKRLQGNSNRVKATKTSKQKKK from the exons ATGAGCACGCCGGTATTAACGAAACAACAACAGAGGCACAGTCTGTCGGCGAAGAAGACCCCGGCTAAAGGATTGCGGAACGTTCTAGCGCAGCCACAAGACAGTTTTTG GCCGATCGTAAGAGATTCGAAGAAATGTTCGCACCTGGAAAATCTATTAAACAA GACGATGCCGGCAATAAAACGCCAGTGTCCTGTGATCCCTTGGTCCAAGCTGAAAGAAATGAGCAAGGAGGAACgtagaaaagtaaaaaaagagGCGCTTCTGAAACAAGAACATGTTCCTGATGCTGAAATAAT AGATTCGGTTATCTTGGGATTGAATGCCATTACAAGAGCTATGGAGAAAGATATTATTTCGTGTATATTAATGGATGCCAATATTGATCCGCAACTTCTAGTGAAACATATTGTTATTATggcgcaaaataaaaagataccaATGTTATTGTTACCCAATTTTAAGAACAGTATATCAAATGCTATCGGATTTTCGTCTGCTGCCTGTGCTCTTAAG gaTATTGTAGCAAAGTCGCCACAACATCACTTTCATCCACTCTACACGGAAATATGCGATGTATTTAGTAATATACCTGTACCGAAACATTCGcttgaattgtttaaaaatatcgaagagATCTCGGATGAAATAGTAGACGAGGAAATGACAAACTCGGAGAGTGAGTCAATAGACAATGTCTCTGATTCGATCGAAACTAAGATATCCAcgaatgtatataaatatagaacatCGAACACGGAGAGGGTATTTATTCCTCCGAATGCAATAACTAGCTCCACCGAAGAAAAAGcagaaacaaatgaattcaTTTCTCTCGATGATTATGGTACAGACGAGTTCGACGCGAATATTAAGAACAACACGCGATACGTACatattcgtaaaaataaatataagggCAACAAAAACGCCAATGCGAATAAGAATGCCGCGAACGTCACCTATTTACCATTGAAAGTGAAACGACTGCAAGGCAATAGTAATCGCGTGAAAGCTACGAAAACGtcgaaacagaagaaaaagtGA
- the LOC144474089 gene encoding uncharacterized protein LOC144474089 isoform X1 produces the protein MVDNNCIIEGNVKFRDGKKWKSRWCVMRKLSPVADCLHLQLYGDSKDRYKQGQTKASLSLQHFLGVESGFTLDKESNTIAIICQDVTVVLAFDTRERLIQWQVKISNNLGEDQQFLILISTVPSKAKLTNGPAHLHIQDRRFCITVGIPPRLVGIWEIAHLRRYGVVEGRFCFEGGSRCGRGEGLHVLITDQGEDIVKMLQLAAEGKLTKKRPLSREQLSQDSPRRQFSRSETRASDFFPSTVYSSTYEEQCDSCKNESSPYWSSAESRQQTELDRDYSSRDTISVSELPDQPGDWRSCSLTRQGTSALERCASCISKLGTVSKSSTLATTTGASSVSSPAGTMNNLGCHLQARTLDRLSLSSYSTSSHDSDYSGTQQSQQQQVECHCSQTKGAQQTSTGQRVSPSPSSLPPRPPKPSQTTAVKKAKKPPMPLPNEPICVHSRKQQLVSRITAANAAAATPGPYENYDVPKTILAHHMLLEQSPQPDQYYDTPRKIKECLALPKSYPNYDTPQTPQAVVLQQCGCPAKLTVQSPRSSGCPCQNMMSWAGFVLPYCRRGAGIEPTGVTVHPVKLSGEGKMPVVNASGEIAIYATAKRTNKSENGDDKSKENCDCLQESRTNNYENVEPVIDTQPEPKQANYANIDFTQSLEHYENSKDLLTKSGISQEEIEKFADQIKEETPEPSAEESKICQKCGHVKDRENDYLVMDPEKQTPKKPFPGYLPMQPAHNACSKEILARICSGIKSSSNPALSGSAMVEGGKKRSDSEFRVPGSAMLASPYLRRRYLDGNGTESSGNISLLLRKRSYSAESAHYLDDDNHTFPSTLTIHKCSSEADKAALVQADSHASCVNSETKMNQDSGQMSIASPQPSFIKIRRSSSVPSKTGHNRDSSSSNDSGVSTGSLSHRTAEFVEFELSLAPSTSARKQNVLSIYRKSPPPTCYHSSLPRKSKSSDPLRELSFQFQKIKIPTKSSSAEADIPTCLPKGAKGFNSPGEVSSTPYIDSRSTSSGTSDMSDYIETLSLSSHSSSDTPDSLRLGGRAVATTLRPRSGKEYYKIDRSILVEQGRTLTTPAANYANITPVIEKSESPSPGYMSSSPFEQPQPTREHFLFPDVSNG, from the exons ATGGTGgataataattgtatcatCGAGGGAAACGTGAAATTTCGCGACGGCAAAAAA TGGAAGTCACGGTGGTGCGTTATGAGGAAACTGTCACCGGTTGCAG ATTGTCTTCATTTGCAACTGTACGGAGATAGCAAGGATCGATACAAGCAGGGCCAAACGAAAGCTTCCTTGAGCTTGCAGCACTTTCTCGGCGTGGAGAGCGGTTTCACTCTCGACAAGGAGTCGAACACGATCGCGATAATATGCCAGGACGTTACGGTCGTTTTGGCGTTCGATACCAGAGAACGGTTGATCCAATGGCAGGTGAAGATCTCGAACAATCTTGGCGAAG ACCAGCAGTTCCTGATCCTGATCTCGACGGTGCCCTCGAAGGCGAAGCTGACGAACGGTCCGGCTCATCTGCACATTCAGGATCGCCGGTTCTGCATCACCGTCGGCATACCGCCGCGATTGGTGGGCATCTGGGAGATCGCGCATCTCCGCCGCTACGGGGTGGTGGAGGGCCGGTTCTGCTTCGAGGGCGGCTCGAGATGCGGCCGCGGCGAGGGCCTGCACGTGTTGATCACGGATCAAGGCGAGGACATCGTAAAGATGCTGCAGCTAGCTGCGGAGGGTAAGCTGACGAAGAAGCGGCCGCTTAGCCGGGAGCAACTGTCGCAGGACAGCCCGCGCCGTCAATTCTCCCGATCGGAGACCAGAGCTAGCGACTTCTTCCCCTCGACTGTTTACTCGTCGACGTACGAGGAGCAGTGCGACAGCTGCAAAAACGAAAGCTCGCCCTATTGGTCGTCGGCGGAGAGCAGACAGCAGACAGAGCTCGACAGGGATTACAGCAGCAGAGACACGATCTCGGTGTCGGAACTGCCGGACCAGCCAGGGGATTGGCGCAGCTGTTCCCTCACTCGTCAAGGGACGTCCGCTTTGGAGCGATGCGCTAGCTGCATCAGCAAGCTAGGCACCGTCTCCAAGTCGTCGACCTTGGCGACCACCACCGGCGCGAGCAGCGTCAGCAGCCCCGCGGGAACTATGAACAATCTCGGCTGCCATTTGCAAGCGCGTACTTTGGACAGACTTTCGCTGTCCTCGTACAGCACCAGCAGCCACGACAGCGACTACTCGGGCACCCAGCAgtcgcagcagcagcaggtaGAATGCCATTGTTCGCAGACAAAGGGCGCGCAACAAACGAGCACGGGGCAGCGCGTGTCGCCCAGCCCCAGCTCGTTGCCGCCCAGACCTCCAAAACCGTCCCAAACCACTGCCGTGAAAAAGGCGAAAAAGCCGCCGATGCCACTGCCAAACGAGCCGATCTGCGTGCATTCGCGAAAGCAGCAGCTGGTCAGCCGTATCACCGCCGCTAACGCAGCTGCCGCGACTCCGGGACCGTACGAGAACTACGACGTACCCAAGACGATACTGGCTCATCACATGCTGCTCGAACAGTCGCCCCAACCCGATCAGTATTACGACACGCCGAGAAAGATCAAGGAATGCCTAGCACTGCCAAAAAGCTATCCGAACTACGACACGCCGCAGACGCCGCAAGCGGTGGTCCTGCAGCAATGCGGCTGCCCGGCCAAGCTGACCGTTCAATCGCCCAGGTCTTCCGGGTGTCCTTGTCAAAACATGATGAGTTGGGCGGGCTTCGTGCTGCCCTACTGCAGGAGGGGAGCAGGAATCGAACCCACCGGGGTGACTGTACACCCTGTCAAACTCTCGGGCGAGGGTAAGATGCCTGTGGTGAACGCGAGCGGGGAAATCGCGATCTATGCGACTGCCAAGAGGACGAACAAGTCCGAAAACGGGGACGACAAGTCGAAGGAGAACTGCGACTGCCTCCAGGAGAGCAGGACCAACAACTACGAGAACGTCGAGCCGGTGATCGACACTCAGCCGGAGCCTAAGCAGGCGAATTACGCGAACATCGATTTCACACAGTCGCTGGAACACTACGAGAACAGCAAGGACCTTTTGACCAAGAGCGGAATATCCCAGGAGGAGATAGAGAAGTTCGCCGATCAGATCAAGGAAGAGACGCCCGAACCGTCTGCGGAGGAGTCCAAGATTTGCCAAAAGTGTGGCCACGTGAAGGACAGGGAGAACGATTACCTGGTAATGGACCCCGAGAAGCAAACGCCAAAGAAACCGTTTCCAGGTTATTTACCGATGCAACCGGCGCACAATGCTTGCTCCAAGGAGATCCTGGCGAGGATTTGTAGCGGCATCAAGAGCTCCAGCAATCCTGCGCTGTCTGGATCGGCGATGGTCGAAGGCGGGAAGAAGCGATCGGACTCCGAGTTCCGTGTTCCTGGATCCGCGATGCTGGCCAGCCCTTATCTACGGCGTCGGTACTTGGATGGTAACGGCACCGAGTCCAGTGGGAACATCAGCTTGCTGTTAAGGAAGCGATCGTACTCGGCGGAGTCGGCTCACTATCTCGACGACGACAATCACACGTTCCCGTCGACGCTGACCATCCACAAATGCTCCAGCGAAGCCGACAAAGCAGCCTTGGTTCAGGCGGACAGCCACGCCTCCTGCGTGAACTCGGAGACGAAGATGAACCAGGACAGCGGACAGATGTCGATAGCCTCGCCTCAGCCGTCCTTCATCAAGATCAGGCGATCGTCTTCGGTGCCATCCAAGACCGGTCACAACAGAGACTCCTCCAGCAGCAACGATTCCGGCGTCTCGACCGGCTCCCTCAGTCACAGAACAGCCGAGTTCGTCGAATTCGAGTTGTCGCTGGCTCCGTCGACCTCTGCGAGGAAACAGAACGTCTTGTCCATCTACCGGAAGAGTCCGCCGCCCACGTGCTACCACAGCAGCCTGCCGAGGAAATCCAAGTCCAGCGACCCGCTTCGAGAGCTCTCCTTCCAGTTCCAGAAGATCAAGATACCAACGAAATCGTCGTCGGCCGAGGCTGACATCCCCACGTGTTTGCCAAAGGGCGCGAAAGGGTTCAACAGCCCCGGCGAAGTGTCCAGCACTCCTTACATTGACTCGAGGAGCACCAGCAGCGGGACATCCGACATGTCCGATTATATCGAGACGCTGTCGCTGTCGTCTCATTCGTCTTCGGACACTCCGGACAGTTTGAG GCTGGGTGGCAGAGCAGTGGCGACGACGCTACGCCCCCGCAGCGGGAAGGAGTATTACAAGATAGACAGAAGCATCCTCGTCGAGCAAGGAAGAACGTTGACCACGCCGGCCGCGAATTACGCGAACATCACGCCTGTCATCGAGAAGAGCGAGTCACCCTCGCCCGGTTACATGAGCAGCTCGCCGTTCGAACAACCGCAGCCGACCCGCGAACATTTTCTGTTTCCCGACGTAAGTAACGGCTGA
- the LOC144474089 gene encoding uncharacterized protein LOC144474089 isoform X2, with the protein MVDNNCIIEGNVKFRDGKKWKSRWCVMRKLSPVADCLHLQLYGDSKDRYKQGQTKASLSLQHFLGVESGFTLDKESNTIAIICQDVTVVLAFDTRERLIQWQVKISNNLGEDQQFLILISTVPSKAKLTNGPAHLHIQDRRFCITVGIPPRLVGIWEIAHLRRYGVVEGRFCFEGGSRCGRGEGLHVLITDQGEDIVKMLQLAAEGKLTKKRPLSREQLSQDSPRRQFSRSETRASDFFPSTVYSSTYEEQCDSCKNESSPYWSSAESRQQTELDRDYSSRDTISVSELPDQPGDWRSCSLTRQGTSALERCASCISKLGTVSKSSTLATTTGASSVSSPAGTMNNLGCHLQARTLDRLSLSSYSTSSHDSDYSGTQQSQQQQVECHCSQTKGAQQTSTGQRVSPSPSSLPPRPPKPSQTTAVKKAKKPPMPLPNEPICVHSRKQQLVSRITAANAAAATPGPYENYDVPKTILAHHMLLEQSPQPDQYYDTPRKIKECLALPKSYPNYDTPQTPQAVVLQQCGCPAKLTVQSPRSSGCPCQNMMSWAGFVLPYCRRGAGIEPTGVTVHPVKLSGEGKMPVVNASGEIAIYATAKRTNKSENGDDKSKENCDCLQESRTNNYENVEPVIDTQPEPKQANYANIDFTQSLEHYENSKDLLTKSGISQEEIEKFADQIKEETPEPSAEESKICQKCGHVKDRENDYLVMDPEKQTPKKPFPGYLPMQPAHNACSKEILARICSGIKSSSNPALSGSAMVEGGKKRSDSEFRVPGSAMLASPYLRRRYLDGNGTESSGNISLLLRKRSYSAESAHYLDDDNHTFPSTLTIHKCSSEADKAALVQADSHASCVNSETKMNQDSGQMSIASPQPSFIKIRRSSSVPSKTGHNRDSSSSNDSGVSTGSLSHRTAEFVEFELSLAPSTSARKQNVLSIYRKSPPPTCYHSSLPRKSKSSDPLRELSFQFQKIKIPTKSSSAEADIPTCLPKGAKGFNSPGEVSSTPYIDSRSTSSGTSDMSDYIETLSLSSHSSSDTPDSLRLGGRAVATTLRPRSGKEYYKIDRSILVEQGRTLTTPAANYANITPVIEKSESPSPGYMSSSPFEQPQPTREHFLFPDEA; encoded by the exons ATGGTGgataataattgtatcatCGAGGGAAACGTGAAATTTCGCGACGGCAAAAAA TGGAAGTCACGGTGGTGCGTTATGAGGAAACTGTCACCGGTTGCAG ATTGTCTTCATTTGCAACTGTACGGAGATAGCAAGGATCGATACAAGCAGGGCCAAACGAAAGCTTCCTTGAGCTTGCAGCACTTTCTCGGCGTGGAGAGCGGTTTCACTCTCGACAAGGAGTCGAACACGATCGCGATAATATGCCAGGACGTTACGGTCGTTTTGGCGTTCGATACCAGAGAACGGTTGATCCAATGGCAGGTGAAGATCTCGAACAATCTTGGCGAAG ACCAGCAGTTCCTGATCCTGATCTCGACGGTGCCCTCGAAGGCGAAGCTGACGAACGGTCCGGCTCATCTGCACATTCAGGATCGCCGGTTCTGCATCACCGTCGGCATACCGCCGCGATTGGTGGGCATCTGGGAGATCGCGCATCTCCGCCGCTACGGGGTGGTGGAGGGCCGGTTCTGCTTCGAGGGCGGCTCGAGATGCGGCCGCGGCGAGGGCCTGCACGTGTTGATCACGGATCAAGGCGAGGACATCGTAAAGATGCTGCAGCTAGCTGCGGAGGGTAAGCTGACGAAGAAGCGGCCGCTTAGCCGGGAGCAACTGTCGCAGGACAGCCCGCGCCGTCAATTCTCCCGATCGGAGACCAGAGCTAGCGACTTCTTCCCCTCGACTGTTTACTCGTCGACGTACGAGGAGCAGTGCGACAGCTGCAAAAACGAAAGCTCGCCCTATTGGTCGTCGGCGGAGAGCAGACAGCAGACAGAGCTCGACAGGGATTACAGCAGCAGAGACACGATCTCGGTGTCGGAACTGCCGGACCAGCCAGGGGATTGGCGCAGCTGTTCCCTCACTCGTCAAGGGACGTCCGCTTTGGAGCGATGCGCTAGCTGCATCAGCAAGCTAGGCACCGTCTCCAAGTCGTCGACCTTGGCGACCACCACCGGCGCGAGCAGCGTCAGCAGCCCCGCGGGAACTATGAACAATCTCGGCTGCCATTTGCAAGCGCGTACTTTGGACAGACTTTCGCTGTCCTCGTACAGCACCAGCAGCCACGACAGCGACTACTCGGGCACCCAGCAgtcgcagcagcagcaggtaGAATGCCATTGTTCGCAGACAAAGGGCGCGCAACAAACGAGCACGGGGCAGCGCGTGTCGCCCAGCCCCAGCTCGTTGCCGCCCAGACCTCCAAAACCGTCCCAAACCACTGCCGTGAAAAAGGCGAAAAAGCCGCCGATGCCACTGCCAAACGAGCCGATCTGCGTGCATTCGCGAAAGCAGCAGCTGGTCAGCCGTATCACCGCCGCTAACGCAGCTGCCGCGACTCCGGGACCGTACGAGAACTACGACGTACCCAAGACGATACTGGCTCATCACATGCTGCTCGAACAGTCGCCCCAACCCGATCAGTATTACGACACGCCGAGAAAGATCAAGGAATGCCTAGCACTGCCAAAAAGCTATCCGAACTACGACACGCCGCAGACGCCGCAAGCGGTGGTCCTGCAGCAATGCGGCTGCCCGGCCAAGCTGACCGTTCAATCGCCCAGGTCTTCCGGGTGTCCTTGTCAAAACATGATGAGTTGGGCGGGCTTCGTGCTGCCCTACTGCAGGAGGGGAGCAGGAATCGAACCCACCGGGGTGACTGTACACCCTGTCAAACTCTCGGGCGAGGGTAAGATGCCTGTGGTGAACGCGAGCGGGGAAATCGCGATCTATGCGACTGCCAAGAGGACGAACAAGTCCGAAAACGGGGACGACAAGTCGAAGGAGAACTGCGACTGCCTCCAGGAGAGCAGGACCAACAACTACGAGAACGTCGAGCCGGTGATCGACACTCAGCCGGAGCCTAAGCAGGCGAATTACGCGAACATCGATTTCACACAGTCGCTGGAACACTACGAGAACAGCAAGGACCTTTTGACCAAGAGCGGAATATCCCAGGAGGAGATAGAGAAGTTCGCCGATCAGATCAAGGAAGAGACGCCCGAACCGTCTGCGGAGGAGTCCAAGATTTGCCAAAAGTGTGGCCACGTGAAGGACAGGGAGAACGATTACCTGGTAATGGACCCCGAGAAGCAAACGCCAAAGAAACCGTTTCCAGGTTATTTACCGATGCAACCGGCGCACAATGCTTGCTCCAAGGAGATCCTGGCGAGGATTTGTAGCGGCATCAAGAGCTCCAGCAATCCTGCGCTGTCTGGATCGGCGATGGTCGAAGGCGGGAAGAAGCGATCGGACTCCGAGTTCCGTGTTCCTGGATCCGCGATGCTGGCCAGCCCTTATCTACGGCGTCGGTACTTGGATGGTAACGGCACCGAGTCCAGTGGGAACATCAGCTTGCTGTTAAGGAAGCGATCGTACTCGGCGGAGTCGGCTCACTATCTCGACGACGACAATCACACGTTCCCGTCGACGCTGACCATCCACAAATGCTCCAGCGAAGCCGACAAAGCAGCCTTGGTTCAGGCGGACAGCCACGCCTCCTGCGTGAACTCGGAGACGAAGATGAACCAGGACAGCGGACAGATGTCGATAGCCTCGCCTCAGCCGTCCTTCATCAAGATCAGGCGATCGTCTTCGGTGCCATCCAAGACCGGTCACAACAGAGACTCCTCCAGCAGCAACGATTCCGGCGTCTCGACCGGCTCCCTCAGTCACAGAACAGCCGAGTTCGTCGAATTCGAGTTGTCGCTGGCTCCGTCGACCTCTGCGAGGAAACAGAACGTCTTGTCCATCTACCGGAAGAGTCCGCCGCCCACGTGCTACCACAGCAGCCTGCCGAGGAAATCCAAGTCCAGCGACCCGCTTCGAGAGCTCTCCTTCCAGTTCCAGAAGATCAAGATACCAACGAAATCGTCGTCGGCCGAGGCTGACATCCCCACGTGTTTGCCAAAGGGCGCGAAAGGGTTCAACAGCCCCGGCGAAGTGTCCAGCACTCCTTACATTGACTCGAGGAGCACCAGCAGCGGGACATCCGACATGTCCGATTATATCGAGACGCTGTCGCTGTCGTCTCATTCGTCTTCGGACACTCCGGACAGTTTGAG GCTGGGTGGCAGAGCAGTGGCGACGACGCTACGCCCCCGCAGCGGGAAGGAGTATTACAAGATAGACAGAAGCATCCTCGTCGAGCAAGGAAGAACGTTGACCACGCCGGCCGCGAATTACGCGAACATCACGCCTGTCATCGAGAAGAGCGAGTCACCCTCGCCCGGTTACATGAGCAGCTCGCCGTTCGAACAACCGCAGCCGACCCGCGAACATTTTCTGTTTCCCGAC GAAGCTTGA